One stretch of Tissierellales bacterium DNA includes these proteins:
- a CDS encoding diacylglycerol kinase family protein has product MKKRKLFQSFKYAMEGIVYGFRSQRNMRLHTLALVVLIFIMISVSMAIEDVCLILFSAMVVMVSEMINTAIEKTIDLYTENIHPLAKTAKDVAAGAVLLSAIFAIVVGGLIFSKYLL; this is encoded by the coding sequence ATGAAAAAAAGAAAGCTTTTTCAGAGTTTTAAGTATGCTATGGAGGGAATAGTATATGGTTTTAGATCACAGCGAAATATGCGCTTACATACACTTGCATTGGTGGTACTTATATTTATAATGATAAGTGTTTCCATGGCAATAGAAGATGTTTGTTTGATTTTATTTTCAGCTATGGTTGTCATGGTATCGGAAATGATAAATACAGCTATTGAAAAAACTATAGATCTTTATACTGAAAATATTCATCCACTGGCAAAAACAGCTAAGGATGTTGCAGCTGGAGCGGTATTGCTTTCTGCTATTTTTGCAATAGTTGTAGGTGGATTGATTTTTAGCAAATATTTGCTTTAA